The Actinomyces lilanjuaniae genome segment TCTTGTCAGCCGGGGCCTTGGCGGGTGCGGAGCCGACCACCGCCGAGGCGGGCCTGGAGGTGCCACCGTCGTCGGTCTTCTTCCACCCCTGGGCGCGCAGGGTGACCTCCTCCGCAGGGACGCTGGTCTCGATGGTGAGGGGCTCCTTGATCCCGCAACGGTCCTGGTGAACCTGGTCATGACTGTCCTCTCCTTTGGTATCCGTGGTTACGCGGCGGCGTAGCCGAGGGCGTCCTTGTGGCGGACCGGGCCGGTGCCGCCGAGGTAGTGGCGGCAGGGGTGCCCAGGACCGGGTCGGTGAAGATGTCCAGGGTGACCTGGGCCTGTACCGCGTCGCTGGAGTTCCACGTCTCCTCGGGCACCTCCGCGAGCTTGACCAGCGGGTAGCCGCGACCGACGAGCCACTGGTCGGAGGCGGGGCCGTCCTTGGAGACGACCAGGGCGCGGAACTCCTCCTGGTCGGGGACCGGCATCTCGTCGAAGACCACCGCGCCGGAGGCCGCGTCCTGGGTGACGGTGGACAGGTCCACCCCGTAGATGAGCTGCTGGAAGTTGCGCTTGAGCGTCTCGTAGGCGGTGAACTGGATGGACTTGGCCACCTTGGTGATGTCGGTACGGACCGGCTCGATGTAGCCCAGTGCCTCGACCTCCTCCTTGGAGGTGTCGGAGCCGAAGGTGTACCCGTCAGGGGTGACGAGGCCGACGGGCCACCACGCCTCGTCCAGCTCCCTGAGGCTGGTGGGGCCGTCCATGATGTCCTCGGGCATGTCAGCCGTCGTGGGGGCCAGGAACATGATCGCGGCCTTCGTCTTCCTGACGAGGTTGCGGTTGTCCGCAGCGGTCTTGAGCGCGTCAAAGGTGGGAGCCATGGTGTGGTGTCCTCTCGGTGCTGGCTAGTCGGTAGTTCTATGGACGACACCGACTACCATCGAACAGGTGTCCATGGTGTCGGTGAAGGGCTTGAACGTCGGCAGAGACTCCACCCTCACCTCGTCGACGTACCCGGCGACCGTGTCGTGGGGGCCGCCCGCGAGCGCGGCCAGGGCCTTCTCGGCGAGGGTGGTGGCTGTCGGGGTGTCGGCGGGATCGTCGGTGGTGGGCGCGGGGGCGTAGACGGTGATGCCGACGCGGTCCATGCGGTCGATGTCGGTGAGGGTGCCGCCGCCCGCGTTGTAGACGTGGGTGACGGGCAGGTCCTGGGCGAAGTCGCGAGTGAGGTGGGCTGCGGTGGGCAGGTCGTGGGCCTCCAGGTGGGCGCGGACCATGGCCACGGGGTCAGCTGTCACGGTGATCTCCTCTCCTGGTAGTGGCAGGGGGCTATGAGCGGGCGGTGCGGGCTCCGGCCAGCCCGCCCAGGACGTGGCGCCCGGGCACGACGAACTGGTAGTAGGTCGTCGCCGACGCCGCAGGGGCCACGGCGCCGAGGTGGCCGAACTCCACGGGCGCGGCGTGGTCGGCGGTCATCTCCACGCGCGCCCCGGCCCGCGCCTCGGTGCCCGCGCGGCCGCGATGGACCACCGTGGCCGGGACGGCCTGCACAGAGGCGCGCAGCGCCCCGGAGACCGCTGGTGCTGCTTCCTGGACGACGGGGACCATGTCCTGGGCCGTGGCGAGCACGGCCGCCCCTACGGCGGGGGAGGCCAGGAAGGCGGCCAGCCCCTGGTGGTCGGGCACGTACCTGGGACCAGACACAGCCGACCACCCCCCAGGTCCTCGTCGTGGTGGCCTAGCGGGCTCTGCGCAGGGACACGACCACGCCCAGGGGCCACGAGCCGGGCTCGCCGGTGACGTCCCAGTCACCGGCCAGGGGGTGCCCGGCGGGCACCACCACCCGGTCGGTGGGGGCGACCACCGTGCCCGGCGGGGCGTAGAGGCGGGCCTGGTCGTCGGTGAGGGTGCCCGGGACGGTGGAGGTCGCGCGGGGCTCCTCGGAGGAGGAGAAGGTGACCGCCACACCGGGCAGGACACGCTCCTGCCCGGGACGCAGCCGACCCTCCCGGTCGCGGCCGGGACCGGACACGACGGTGACCGTGGTGCGCCACCAGCGGGGGATGACCCTCAGCCAGTCCACGGGGGAGCCCACCCCCTCGGCCTGCCGGGAGCGGAGAACACCTGCTGGCGGCGCCTCCTGATGCCCAGGGCGCGCATCTCCTCGTCACTGATGTAGAGGCCCCCAGGGTCGTCACCACCGAAGGTAACGCTCCTGGTGAGCGGGCCGGTGGTCTCGCTGGAGGTGCGTATCCTCTCCGGGTTGGAGACCACGCGCAGCACCATGTCCACGACGACGTCGCGGGCGGTGGAGGCCAGGTCCGGGTCGG includes the following:
- a CDS encoding Gp19/Gp15/Gp42 family protein is translated as MTMVMPVLAEAQDVRDAWLLDVEDLPGEEALTRLVGRATRRLLGLDRRLASRLATDPDLASTARDVVVDMVLRVVSNPERIRTSSETTGPLTRSVTFGGDDPGGLYISDEEMRALGIRRRRQQVFSAPGRPRGWAPPWTG
- a CDS encoding HK97 gp10 family phage protein — encoded protein: MSGPRYVPDHQGLAAFLASPAVGAAVLATAQDMVPVVQEAAPAVSGALRASVQAVPATVVHRGRAGTEARAGARVEMTADHAAPVEFGHLGAVAPAASATTYYQFVVPGRHVLGGLAGARTARS